The following are encoded together in the Fundulus heteroclitus isolate FHET01 chromosome 19, MU-UCD_Fhet_4.1, whole genome shotgun sequence genome:
- the plek2 gene encoding pleckstrin-2, with product MDTDEKVPILREGFLVKRGHIVHNWKARWFVLTPDKLLYYKYEGGKRDSCQRGKILLKDSVITCPFLEYENRPLVFKLQTKHGVDHFLEACSREGRDEWAGDITAAVNKLQATDGGTLIQKDPAESCLHNINLSKVLDSMYDVHSGMKLSNHVEQGSTYSNCFSGSAVVDWLVFSQLALTRVEAVTLASALLEEGFLRTVGLRSVEALRTAALSQQFIDDSTALYGFSDSLKKRGSVKSERSMSAVELSGKVIKRGYLLKQGHKRKNWKVRLFVLRSEPDFLHYYDPTKDDISPVGGFSLRGCLISSLDDNGVPSGVKGNIQGNLFKIITKSNTHYFIQAPTHQEKMDWIDAIREQT from the exons ATGGACACAGACGAGAAAGTTCCCATTCTAAGAGAGGGCTTCCTGGTAAAGAGG GGCCACATTGTTCACAACTGGAAGGCCCGCTGGTTCGTTCTGACCCCTGATAAGCTGCTGTACTACAAATACGAAGGAGGCAAACGGGACTCGTGTCAGAGGGGCAAAATCCTGCTGAAGGACTCCGTGATAACATGTCCTTTCCTGGAGTATGAAAACCGGCCG CTTGTGTTCAAACTCCAGACCAAGCACGGGGTGGATCACTTTTTGGAGGCTTGCTCCAGAGAGGGGCGAGATGAGTGGGCCGGTGACATCACAGCCGCAGTCAACAAGCTACAGGCGACTGATGGTGGCACGCTGATCCAGAAAGATCCCGCTGAATCCTGCTTACACAACATCAATCTGAG TAAAGTGTTGGACTCCATGTATGATGTCCACAGTGGGATGAAGTTGAGCAACCATGTGGAGCAGGGGAGCACATACAGCAACTGCTTTTCAG GTTCAGCTGTGGTGGACTGGCTGGTGTTCAGTCAGCTCGCTCTGACCCGTGTGGAGGCTGTCACCTTGGCCTCCGCTTTGCTGGAAGAGGGCTTCCTGCGGACCGTCGGCCTGAGGAGCGTGGAGGCCCTTCGCACCGCCGCCCTCAGCCAGCAGTTCATAGACGACTCCACTGCCCTCTACGGCTTT TCTGATAGCTTAAAGAAGAGAGGCAGCGTGAAGTCAGAGAGGTCGATGTCTGCTGTGGAGCTGAGTGGTAAAGTCATAAAAAGAGGATATCTGCTGAAACAG GGacacaaaaggaaaaactgGAAGGTGCGACTGTTTGTGCTCCGTTCGGAGCCTGATTTCCTGCATTATTATGACCCCACCAAG GATGACATCAGCCCTGTTGGCGGCTTCTCTCTGCGAGGGTGTCTGATATCCTCTCTGGATGACAACGGAGTTCCTTCAG GTGTAAAGGGCAACATTCAAGGTAACTTGTTTAAAATCATCACCAAGTCCAACACTCATTACTTCATCCAGGCGCCGACTCACCAGGAGAAGATGGACTGGATAGATGCGATCAGAGAGCAGACGTAG